In Eubalaena glacialis isolate mEubGla1 chromosome 2, mEubGla1.1.hap2.+ XY, whole genome shotgun sequence, a single genomic region encodes these proteins:
- the LOC133084917 gene encoding NADH dehydrogenase [ubiquinone] 1 beta subcomplex subunit 1-like — protein MMNLLLIVGDHWVHILVPIGFVFECSLDRKNGEKLTAFWNKNLSHKRELRPNEEVTWK, from the coding sequence ATGATGAACTTACTTCTGATTGTGGGTGACCACTGGGTACATATTCTTGTCCCTATTGGATTTGTCTTTGAATGTTCTCTAGACAGAaagaatggtgaaaagctaaCTGCCTTCTGGAACAAGAATCTGTCACATAAAAGAGAACTGAGACCCAATGAAGAAGTCACCTGGAAGTAA